A genomic region of Phoenix dactylifera cultivar Barhee BC4 unplaced genomic scaffold, palm_55x_up_171113_PBpolish2nd_filt_p 001418F, whole genome shotgun sequence contains the following coding sequences:
- the LOC103722855 gene encoding nascent polypeptide-associated complex subunit alpha-like protein 1, with amino-acid sequence MTAQTQEELLAAHLEQQKIDHDEPVVEDEDDDEDDEDDDDKDEDDAEGQAGDASGRSKQSRSEKKSRKAMLKLGMKPIPGVSRVTIKKSKNILFVISKPDVFKSPTSDTYVIFGEAKIEDLSSQLQTQAAEQFKAPDLSHVISKPETSAMAQDDEEVDETGVEPKDIELVMTQAGVSRSKAVKALKAADGDIVTAIMELTN; translated from the exons ATGACCGCCCAGACGCAAGAGGAGCTCCTCGCCGCTCACCTCGAGCAGCAGAAGATCGAC cATGATGAGCCCGTGGTTGAAGATGAGGATGACGATGAAGATGATGAGGACGATGATGACAAAGATGAGGATGACGCTGAAG GACAAGCAGGTGATGCTAGTGGAAGATCAAAGCAGAGCAGAAGTGAGAAGAAGAGCCGGAAAGCCATGTTGAAGCTTGGGATGAAACCTATTCCTGGTGTCAGTCGTGTCACCATAAAGAAGAGCAAGAAT ATATTATTTGTCATTTCGAAGCCAGATGTTTTTAAAAGTCCAACCTCAGACACCTATGTTATCTTCGGGGAGGCAAAGATTGAGGACCTGAGCTCGCAGCTGCAGACCCAGGCTGCTGAACAGTTTAAGGCACCTGATCTGAGCCATGTGATCTCGAAGCCTGAGACATCTGCCATGGCCCAGGACGATGAAGAAGTTGATGAGACTGGGGTTGAGCCTAAGGACATCGAACTGGTTATGACACAGGCTGGAGTTTCAAGATCCAAGGCTGTCAAGGCACTCAAAGCTGCAGATGGGGACATCGTTACTGCAATCATGGAGTTAACTAACTGA